In Pirellulales bacterium, the following proteins share a genomic window:
- a CDS encoding serine/threonine-protein kinase has product MQLGPAGGFGTVYAGTDKDGRPVAVKRLKLSAGDAAHRELRIASEIAGKQLSQVIPMYDAGEDSESGSYFVVMARADRSLQDEISSRGNLSDTEAAGVLLQIANGLSEVGQLVHRDLKPGNVLLHEGNWKIADFGIARFIEESTSLNTLKDCLSAPYAAPEQWRFEQSSGATDIYALGCIAYALLTGKPPFAGPSTEEFGRQHQHDQPPPLDRVDRRLCSAVGMMLRKSPAARPVLSRTIRLLSEATVPADTGAGFVALASVGASVAQRESEVDARQSVDVSGKQRRDRLADDAKLVLRDLIDDLFARIIRAAPTAIQTVIPLRVRLGEAALRVSFLGDAIALGEFARSQWDVVAGATILIQQANPAYEWSASLWYARMKPADEYRWYEVSYFSNLIGGTSHPRPEFAPFALTHDIHHADEAAAQVVGLYQFAWGPKPIDDENSDEFCNRWASLLAKAAEGQITYPRNLPLPA; this is encoded by the coding sequence TTGCAACTCGGTCCAGCCGGCGGATTCGGTACGGTGTATGCTGGCACCGATAAAGACGGTCGCCCGGTAGCCGTTAAGCGACTGAAGCTTTCGGCGGGGGATGCCGCCCATCGGGAGCTGCGGATCGCTTCTGAAATTGCTGGAAAACAACTGTCGCAGGTCATCCCGATGTATGATGCCGGCGAAGACTCTGAATCCGGATCTTATTTTGTCGTCATGGCCCGCGCGGATCGTAGCCTTCAGGACGAAATCAGCAGTCGCGGAAACCTCTCTGACACCGAAGCTGCCGGCGTGCTGCTCCAAATAGCCAATGGCTTGTCGGAAGTGGGACAACTCGTTCACCGCGATTTAAAGCCTGGCAACGTGCTGCTGCACGAAGGAAATTGGAAGATCGCCGACTTTGGAATTGCGCGCTTCATTGAGGAATCAACGTCCTTGAACACGCTGAAGGATTGCCTTAGCGCGCCATATGCGGCGCCCGAACAATGGCGATTCGAGCAGTCGTCGGGTGCCACAGACATTTATGCGCTAGGCTGCATCGCGTACGCCCTACTTACTGGGAAACCGCCGTTCGCCGGACCAAGCACTGAAGAGTTCGGTCGCCAGCACCAGCACGATCAGCCGCCCCCACTCGACAGAGTCGATCGTCGGTTGTGCTCCGCTGTTGGCATGATGCTTCGTAAGTCGCCCGCCGCGCGCCCAGTTCTGTCGCGCACAATTCGCCTCCTTTCCGAAGCCACCGTGCCTGCTGACACCGGGGCCGGCTTTGTGGCCTTAGCCTCAGTAGGAGCATCGGTGGCACAACGGGAGTCCGAGGTTGATGCGCGACAAAGTGTCGATGTGTCGGGTAAACAACGTCGGGACCGATTGGCTGATGATGCGAAACTGGTGTTGCGCGATCTCATCGACGATCTTTTCGCACGGATCATTCGAGCCGCGCCAACAGCAATTCAAACGGTAATCCCGTTACGCGTACGTCTTGGAGAGGCGGCACTGCGCGTATCCTTCCTTGGCGACGCAATTGCGCTCGGTGAATTCGCGCGATCCCAATGGGACGTCGTAGCCGGAGCCACTATCTTGATTCAGCAGGCAAACCCGGCGTACGAATGGAGCGCATCTCTTTGGTATGCTCGCATGAAACCTGCCGATGAATATCGCTGGTACGAGGTATCGTACTTTTCGAATCTAATTGGCGGAACTTCCCATCCACGGCCCGAATTCGCACCCTTCGCGCTCACACATGACATACATCACGCGGACGAGGCAGCCGCGCAAGTCGTGGGCTTGTACCAGTTCGCGTGGGGACCAAAGCCAATCGATGACGAGAATTCGGATGAGTTTTGCAATCGATGGGCGTCTCTGCTTGCAAAGGCGGCAGAAGGCCAAATCACATACCCACGAAACTTGCCGCTTCCCGCCTGA
- a CDS encoding addiction module protein, whose amino-acid sequence MTWNGGRMVSHKDVDFSQLTPDERILLAQDLWDSVLTANRAPATTLAQRAEVERRIALADSGQMPARTWAAIKAAKPPRE is encoded by the coding sequence ATGACTTGGAACGGAGGCCGTATGGTGTCGCACAAGGATGTTGACTTCTCGCAGCTAACGCCGGACGAACGTATCCTGCTTGCACAGGACCTGTGGGACAGCGTGCTCACCGCCAATCGAGCTCCCGCTACGACGCTTGCGCAGCGTGCCGAAGTCGAGCGGCGCATCGCTCTGGCCGACAGTGGCCAAATGCCGGCCCGTACCTGGGCTGCCATCAAAGCGGCAAAGCCTCCCAGGGAATGA
- a CDS encoding site-specific DNA-methyltransferase, whose translation MIPTTTINPFYAERRTRRAALPKCGYLDDGIRRVTIGNATLYRADCFDVLPQLSSVGAVITDPPYGIGFSYRSYDDAPEKYDAMMTWLVPELIRVTNNGPCFVWQSPLKASQWHRYFPDGYRIVAACKIYPSRGRSVCLAWDPVIFWSGRSLLRDELPRDWHVVDLRLWNGYHGDNPVPCPRPLAQIRYFCDSVSADTILDPFMGSGTTGVAAIMAGKRFIGIEQDPVYFHYACKRIAEAAIKSGYCPP comes from the coding sequence ATGATCCCGACCACCACCATCAACCCGTTCTACGCCGAGCGCAGAACGCGGCGTGCGGCCCTGCCCAAATGCGGCTATCTCGACGACGGTATACGAAGAGTCACGATCGGTAACGCTACGCTTTACCGCGCAGATTGTTTCGACGTGCTGCCGCAGCTCTCAAGCGTCGGAGCGGTAATCACTGATCCGCCCTACGGCATCGGCTTCAGCTACCGAAGCTATGACGACGCACCGGAAAAATACGATGCTATGATGACTTGGCTCGTCCCCGAACTGATACGGGTCACTAACAACGGGCCGTGCTTCGTTTGGCAAAGCCCGTTAAAAGCGTCACAGTGGCACCGGTACTTTCCGGACGGCTATCGCATCGTCGCCGCCTGCAAGATTTATCCCAGCCGCGGTCGCTCCGTCTGCCTGGCCTGGGATCCCGTGATCTTCTGGAGCGGCCGGTCGCTGCTGCGCGACGAACTGCCCCGCGATTGGCACGTTGTCGATCTGCGGCTATGGAACGGCTACCACGGCGACAACCCCGTACCGTGTCCGCGCCCGCTTGCGCAGATTCGCTATTTCTGCGACTCGGTGTCCGCCGACACGATTCTTGACCCTTTCATGGGAAGCGGAACCACGGGTGTCGCCGCGATCATGGCCGGCAAGCGGTTCATCGGCATCGAGCAGGACCCGGTCTATTTTCACTACGCATGCAAACGCATTGCGGAGGCTGCGATCAAATCGGGGTATTGTCCACCGTGA